The sequence TGCAATACTACGTGCTTTTTGTAGACTGAAAACGGCCGGTATCCCTTTGTAGATAAGGATTTAAGCAATATATGATGACTATTTCATGAGGTAGCCCTGCACACAGTAGCGCTTTTGGTGGTAAATAGGGACGAGATATAGTATGTTGGCGTTAGCCATCGGTTGATCTCCTAGTGGTTAGATCGATCATGGTTAGTGGCGCTGTGGGTGGTCTCAAGCACCCGTTGCGTCACGACTTAGGGACAGGCTAGCGTAAATTTCTTGATGAAGCAACAGTAAATTTAATTTAATTTCTATGTAATTTGTTGGGGTATGTTATGCCACCTATGCATAAATGTACTCGCGAGAAATACAAATCTCTGTTTCTTGATACGCTCGCAGTACTCACTTTACCCAAGTAAACTGTGAGCTAGTAGCTATCATTAAGCTAGAGGTTTGCATTTCTCGCAAGGATTTTTTCCAGACTCAGATTAATTACGCTCGAATCTCAACGGTAATACCAGTACGGACGTATTTCCAGATTTCCTCAATCTCTTTGTTGGTCACAGCAATGCAGCCGTGTGTCCAATTATATCGAATATGCTCAGCGCCCAAGTGTTGCAATGTCGGATATAGGCCGTGGATACAAATATCTCCACCTGGAGAAACCTTGTTTTTCCTTGCTTGTTTTTTATCTTGGGCATTGGGATAGGAAAGGTGCAAAGATAAATGGCTCGTACTTTTGGGATTTTTATAATCAACTTTATAAGTTCCCTCTGGCGTTCTGCCATCACCCTGTTGTCGTTTATGACCTACTGGATTAAAACCTAAAGCTATTTTGTAGGTTTTGAGAACTTTTTTTCCTTGCAACAAACAAAGTTGCCGTTCTTTTTTCTGAACAAGAATTTTTGTCGCTTGTGGTATGGAAGATTTTGATTTAGCGTTAGATGTAGAGCTTATAACCAATAATGGAACACATAATAATCCAATAATTATATTTTTATTGCAAAATATTTTATATTTAAAAATCATCTGAAATAACCCTAAAAATCGACAACAATAACTTAAATATATATGTAATAATCTACATAACATACGGCAACAGCTAGGGGGAAAAATATTTGACAGCAAGGCTATTGAGATGCAATGCTGTGCTTTTGGAAGGAGTCCCCTTAACATGACAATTGCTGTTGCAAACACCCAACTCACAACAGAAAACCTTGAGACAATCATTGAGCGCAGCTGGAACACCCCAAATGAGAACTCTGCTATCCTTCGATCTGCGGTAGATGAGGTGATTGCAGGCCTTGACTCAGGACGCTTGCGTATAGCAGAGAGCAAAGATGGCCAATGGCACGTTAATACCTGGCTCAAACAAGCAGTGCTGCTGTCATTTCGCCTCAATGATAATCAGAAAATTGCAGCCACGTCCCCTGCCTACGATAAAGTCCCTTTGAAATTTTCCAGCTGGTCTGAGTCTGATTTTGCAAGCT is a genomic window of Pseudomonadota bacterium containing:
- a CDS encoding L,D-transpeptidase family protein, with the translated sequence MIFKYKIFCNKNIIIGLLCVPLLVISSTSNAKSKSSIPQATKILVQKKERQLCLLQGKKVLKTYKIALGFNPVGHKRQQGDGRTPEGTYKVDYKNPKSTSHLSLHLSYPNAQDKKQARKNKVSPGGDICIHGLYPTLQHLGAEHIRYNWTHGCIAVTNKEIEEIWKYVRTGITVEIRA